A part of Onthophagus taurus isolate NC chromosome 7, IU_Otau_3.0, whole genome shotgun sequence genomic DNA contains:
- the LOC111420403 gene encoding DNA mismatch repair protein Mlh3-like isoform X2, protein MTNKCLSLDKFESKRKTYGFKGESLASIINVSKKVQIASKFGESGTYLKTFLNGEAENEVIKIKNRPSKGTTVTIDDFLYNYPVRQRRINKLDLNSVKNVLEQLTIIFPNVSFSLKNEETDEVILNSHKEISVSHILCTLNNTLDIKKFAEFKVVKASIKVSGIFYMTSTSIKNMQYVFVNKFPVTADGIQKVIKKSLYNKMEDIFLSKLAFPVYVVNIQCSYSEVILNFDSTKFQAEFKSWRMIKRCIEKMITLYIKKYNKQNEGNTEKTNEINGEDVHTQKMVIKNPRKRLGMRYAITDYCENKKSGLRNNKLQSIEKKRSKIGNLNESFRNKLFGLFDDQFNSQAMHLSPALKSLKITEKPVEIDNEEEGKKVILGTFMKSLSLSQKSFENKSQHINPISTNKSDNKNQSTPSSKEYEKICDDNSNMKNFQDLSLCLKETPQDIQAKKRRIDMLNSVGTNLIEKKLKLQSQQQLESDNPKILISTSTSPFISYRTIACQTETPKEKEDNNIHLTSVSPLKNDDVSFLNQFWDDDKIKENVEGVDKNLIMNDLTIFGDENYKNHNNFRKDKSKESLFFGNQRNDDEDLIFGGVNLSGAKSRVNRSRNNILKTNSLEEMFSETKKKIESIKTNQINNFEFLETNNWCEDLIFDNQNLINSKIMSRKSSREEIFCENQNKNKTRCREKKRSKDLIYSDQNLKNYKRSTSQEFLIFENQREIEINKNNQKNNFDFFESTDELINLTQKDLLFQDKPKHLRLESDKKNESIFFKKNLINQNKIEDRNNRKVRKYKSDNGNEIFGKPISKEADFERSHIFKSPHNDLFNQNTTFNSHYFQVQQKKTKLIKKSKKNIELNTNNTLHDLTSSLFKGKNLNNDINKSKFFNDTSFFEPIKKKIHKKESILDTSTFHFKTPIKKDSKINNQLLTESEISFNLFKPMCFSSQKDDENKFKFDFFENISFEKSDNKKVDIDLNILNDSEDLISTKIEDKSKKENIFLMQKRIDFVPKGFSPILLKEHVLNVTLSPNSKKNLNNFIVKSYEEELNLVKWTDYIDKENPKDFLVNLYNEKKKLIEKDVPSVEKNVKNMIPIHFDKKLFNTSKIIGQLDRKFIVVVSKNQLLLFDQHAVHERVRLEGLYQEYMTKSNTKYPKFKSIRINKLIKINFDEEKLAILTTYKNLFSEIGFEYETFSSHILIKKIPECLHRKNVEDQCDDFFCKFVESVLTEEMTILKETGGIRSNIPRLLQHVMSTEACRGAIKFGRQLTQVESEKYMKMLSKCQLPFQCAHGRPTLYPILVLSPLVNENKKINFKKI, encoded by the exons ATGACCAATAAATGTCTCTCGTTGGATAAATTCGAATCTAAACGTAAAACGTATGGTTTTAAAGGAGAATCTTTAGCTTCGATtataaatgtttcaaaaaaggTACAGATTGCATCCAAATTTGGAGAAAGTGGAACATATTTGAAGACATTTCTTAATGGGGAGGCAGAGAACGaagtgattaaaataaaaaatagaccCAGTAAAGGTACTACTGTTACAATTGACGATTTCTTATATAATTACCCGGTCCGACAAAGAAGAATCAATAAACTTGATTTGAATTCAGTCAAAAATGTGTTGGAacaattaacaattatttttcctAATGTTtcatttagtttaaaaaatgaagaaactgacgaagtaattttaaactcaCACAAAGAAATCAGTGTTTCCCACATTCTTTGTACATTAAATAACACTTTAGATATAAAGAAGTTTGCAGAATTTAAAGTTGTTAAAGCGAGTATAAAAGTATCTGGAATTTTTTATATGACATCAACATCAATTAAGAATATGCAGTACGTTTTTGTGAATAAATTCCCGGTTACTGCAGATGGGATACaaaaagttatcaaaaaatctttatacaataaaatggAAGATATTTTTTTGTCAAAACTCGCTTTTCCTGTTTATGTAGTTAATATACAATGTTCTTATTCGGAAGTTATCCTTAATTTTGATTCAACGAAATTTCAAGCTGAATTCAAATCATGGCGTATGATTAAACGGTGTATAGAAAAAATGATTACCttgtatatcaaaaaatataataaacaaaatgaaggTAATACCGAAAAAACTAATGAGATTAATGGAGAAGATGTTCATACTCAAAAAATGGTAATTAAAAATCCAAGGAAAAGATTAGGGATGAGATATGCAATAACAGATTATTGTGAGAATAAAAAATCTggattaagaaataataaacttcAAAGTATTGAGAAGAAAAGAAGTAAAATAGGCAATTTAAATGAGTCttttagaaataaactttttgggTTATTTGATGATCAATTTAATTCACAAGCAATGCATTTATCACCGGCATTGAAATCTTTGAAGATTACTGAAAAACCAGTTGAAATTGATAATGAAGAAGAAGGTAAAAAGGTTATTTTGGGAACTTTTATGAAATCGCTTTCTTTGAgccaaaaaagttttgagaataAGTCACAACATATCAATCCGATATCTACTAATAAatctgataataaaaatcaatcgACACCATCATCAAAA gaatatgaaaaaatttgtGATGACAATTCAAACATGAAAAACTTTCAAGATCTTTcgttatgtttaaaagaaaCACCACAAGATATTCAAGCAAAAAAGCGACGAATCGATATGTTAAATAGCGTTGGAACCAATTTAAtcgaaaagaaattaaagctACAGTCGCAACAACAATTAGAATCAGAtaatccaaaaattttaatatctacTTCAACATCTCCTTTCATTTCATACCGGACAATAGCTTGTCAAACTGAAACCCcaaaagaaaaggaagatAATAATATACATTTGACTTCTGTATCAccattaaaaaatgatgatgtaagttttttgaatcaattttggGATGatgacaaaataaaagaaaatgtggaaggagttgataaaaatttaattatgaatGATCTGACGATTTTCGGtgatgaaaattataaaaatcataacaattttAGAAAAGATAAGAGTAAAGAAAGCTTATTTTTTGGAAATCAAAGGAATGATGATGAAGATTTGATTTTTGGAGGTGTAAATTTGAGCGGTGCGAAATCTAGAGTAAATAGGAGtagaaataatattttgaaaaccaaTAGTTTAGAAGAAATGTTTTCtgaaactaaaaagaaaattgaaagtattaaaactaaccaaataaataattttgagtttCTTGAAACTAATAATTGGTGtgaagatttaatttttgataatcagaatttaataaattcgaAGATAATGAGTAGAAAGAGTAGTAgagaagaaatattttgtgaaaatcaaaataaaaacaaaacaagatGTAGAGAAAAGAAAAGGAGTAAAGATTTGATTTATAGCgaccaaaatttaaaaaattataaaagaagtacatctcaagaatttttaatatttgaaaatcaaagagaaattgaaattaataagaataatcaaaaaaataactttgatTTCTTTGAATCTACAgacgaattaattaatttgactCAAAAAGATCTTTTATTTCAAGATAAACCTAAACATTTACGTTTAGAAAGTGATAAGAAAAAcgaatcgattttttttaagaaaaatcttataaatcaaaataaaattgaggatagaaataatagaaaagttagaaaatataaatcagataatggaaatgaaatttttggaaaaccaatttcaaaagaagcCGATTTTGAACGCagtcatatttttaaatcacctCATAATGACTTATTTAACCAAAATACGACATTTAATAGTCACTATTTTCAAGTACAacagaaaaaaacaaaattaattaaaaaatcaaagaaaaacattgaattaaatacaaataacacaCTACACGATCTAACTTCAAGTTTGTTTAAAggaaaaaacttaaataatgacattaataaatcgaaattttttaatgataccAGTTTTTTCGAAcctattaaaaagaaaattcacaaaaaagaATCAATTCTCGATACAAGCACCTTTCATTTTAAAACTCCTATTAAAAAGGATTCTAAAATAAACAACCAATTATTAACAGAATCTGAAATAAGTTTTAATCTTTTCAAACCGATGTGTTTCTCCTCGCAAAAAGacgatgaaaataaatttaaatttgatttttttgaaaatatttcatttgaaaaatccgataataaaaaagtggatattgatttaaatattttaaacgattccgaagatttaatttcaacaaaaattgaagataaatcaaaaaaagaaaacatttttttgatgcAAAAACGAATCGATTTCGTACCGAAAGGATTTTCTCCGATTTTACTAAAAGAGCACGTCCTCAATGTGACGTTAAGTCCTAAttctaaaaagaatttaaataattttatcgtaAAAAGTTACGAGGAAGagttaaatttagttaaatgGACTGATTACATCGataaagaaa aTCCGAAAGATTTTTTGGTTAATTTATATAacgagaaaaagaaattaattgaaaaggACGTCCCAAGTGtagaaaaaaacgttaaaaatatgATCCCCAttcattttgataaaaaactttttaatacatcaaaaattattggacAATTAGATCgaaaatttattgttgttgtttcaaaaaatcaattattattgtttgatCAACATGCAGTTCATGAAAGAGTTCGTTTAGAAGGTTTATATCAAg aaTATATGACAAAAAGCAATACGAAATATCCTAAATTTAAATCGATACGTATCAACAAacttatcaaaataaatttcgacGAAGAAAAATTGGCAATTTTAAcaacatataaaaatttattttccgaAATTGGTTTTGAATATGAAACTTTTTCATCGCACATTTTAATCAAGAAAATTCCCGAATGTTTGCACAGAAAAAACGTGGAAGAT caatgcgacgattttttttgtaaattcgtTGAGTCGGTGTTAACCGAAGAAAtgacaattttaaaagaaactgGAGGTATTCGATCGAATATTCCACGGTTGCTACAACACGTTATGAGCACAGAAGCTTGTAGAG gtGCGATCAAATTTGGCCGACAACTTACACAGGTGGAAAGTGAAAAATAcatgaaaatgttatcaaaatgcCAATTACCATTTCAATGTGCTCACGGAAGACCCACATTATATcctattttagttttaagtcctttagttaatgaaaataagaaaattaatttcaaaaaaatttaa